The following are encoded in a window of Danio aesculapii chromosome 12, fDanAes4.1, whole genome shotgun sequence genomic DNA:
- the si:ch73-256g18.2 gene encoding small integral membrane protein 36 isoform X1, which produces MGLMEFYSEIDPVTLNLIILIASYVILLLVFLISCILYDCRGKDPTKEDVSEPPAPQQQSPIRLVVMQNSPASSRFNEQNNTASNFAPLTPDMREKRSTLVSTS; this is translated from the exons ATGGGTCTCATGGAGTTTTACTCGGAGATTGATCCAGTCACACTAAACCTCATCATTCTCATAGCCAGCTACGTGATTTTACTTCTAGTCTTTCTCATTTCGTGCATCCTGTACGACTGCCGAGGTAAAGACCCGACGAAAGAGGATGTTTCTGAGCCTCCAGCCCCGCAGCAGCAGTCGCCTATCCGGCTGGTGGTGATGCAAAACTCGCCCGCTTCTTCCAGGTTCAACGAACAGAACAACACCGCGTCCAACTTCGCGCCGCTCACGCCGGACATGCGCGAGAAGAGAAGCACTCTG GTTTCTACAAGTTGA
- the si:ch73-256g18.2 gene encoding small integral membrane protein 36 isoform X2, translating into MGLMEFYSEIDPVTLNLIILIASYVILLLVFLISCILYDCRGKDPTKEDVSEPPAPQQQSPIRLVVMQNSPASSRFNEQNNTASNFAPLTPDMREKRSTLV; encoded by the coding sequence ATGGGTCTCATGGAGTTTTACTCGGAGATTGATCCAGTCACACTAAACCTCATCATTCTCATAGCCAGCTACGTGATTTTACTTCTAGTCTTTCTCATTTCGTGCATCCTGTACGACTGCCGAGGTAAAGACCCGACGAAAGAGGATGTTTCTGAGCCTCCAGCCCCGCAGCAGCAGTCGCCTATCCGGCTGGTGGTGATGCAAAACTCGCCCGCTTCTTCCAGGTTCAACGAACAGAACAACACCGCGTCCAACTTCGCGCCGCTCACGCCGGACATGCGCGAGAAGAGAAGCACTCTGGTctga
- the LOC130238786 gene encoding transmembrane protein 100-like — MSSDPPTLKDNATDLSTATGGAEDSCSRCTLPFAVVLLIIGVTVTAVAYSFNSHGSTISILGLLLLSGGLLLLAFSAACRTCRKRREMDRSWESQTDLVESWRNSFG, encoded by the coding sequence ATGAGCTCTGATCCTCCTACACTGAAGGATAATGCCACAGATCTGAGCACAGCCACTGGAGGAGCGGAGGACTCCTGTTCTCGCTGTACTCTTCCCTTCGCTGTGGTTCTGCTGATCATCGGTGTCACAGTCACTGCCGTGGCTTACAGTTTCAACAGCCATGGCTCCACAATCTCCATTCTGGGGCTGCTGCTGCTCAGCGGTGGACTTCTGCTTCTGGCCTTCAGTGCAGCCTGCAGAACATGCAGAAAGAGGAGAGAAATGGACAGATCATGGGAGAGTCAGACTGATCTGGTGGAGAGCTGGAGAAACAGCTTTGGTTGA